Proteins from a genomic interval of Channa argus isolate prfri chromosome 11, Channa argus male v1.0, whole genome shotgun sequence:
- the ubac1 gene encoding ubiquitin-associated domain-containing protein 1 isoform X2 — translation MFVQEEKIFAGKVLKIHICTVDGTEWLEEVTEDTTVEKLKEKCLKHYVHGSLEDPKTLTHHKLLHAATERVLTDAKTVADENLKDKDVLLLIKKRPPPTLPKMAEVSSDEKKQDNKAPDKDAILKATANLSTRHTDRTVTQHNIRDFQTELRKILVSLIEVAQKLLALNPDAVELFKKANAMLDEDEEDRVDETALQQLTEMGFPESRAIKALRLNHMSVTQAMEWLIEHVDDPSVDTPLPEQDSSGASGATAAATPGPSASASASASASASASASASASASASASASSPNLLRSLSSQSSTDENSRQDELTEIFKRIRRKREFRPDTRAVIALMEMGFDEKEVIDALRVNNNQQDAACEWLLGDRKPSPEDLDKGIDTNSPLFQAILENPVVQLGLTNPKTLLAFEDMLENPLNSTQWMNDPETGPVMLQISRIFQTLNRT, via the exons ATGTTCGTCCAGGAGGAGAAAATATTCGCCGGGAAagtgttaaaaatacacatcTGTACCGTGGATGGCACGGAGTGGTTGGAAGAGGTCACGGAAGATACCACTGTGGAGAAACTAAAGGAGAAGTGCTTGAAACAT tatgTACATGGAAGTCTAGAAGACCCCAAAACACTCACCCACCATAAACTTCTACATGCTGCTACGGAAAGAGTCCTCACAGATGCTAAAACTGTTGCTGATGAAAATCTTAAGGATAAAG ATGTTTTGCTGCTCATAAAGAAAAGACCACCACCAACTCTTCCAAAGATGGCAGAAGTTAGTTCAGATGAAAAG AAACAAGATAACAAAGCTCCAGACAAAGATGCTATCCTGAAAGCCACTGCCAACCTGTCGACACGCCACACTGACCGCACTGTTACCCAACACAACATCAGAGAT TTTCAGACGGAGCTTAGAAAAATCCTGGTTTCTCTCATTGAAGTTGCCCAGAAGCTTCTTGCCTTAAACCCTGATGCTGTTGAACTCTTCAAAAAGGCCAATG CAATGttggatgaagatgaagaggatcGGGTGGATGAAACAGCCCTTCAGCAGCTCACTGAGATGGGATTCCCTGAGAGCAGAGCTATCAAAGCTCTTAGATTGAACCA CATGTCTGTGACCCAGGCAATGGAGTGGCTAATTGAACATGTAGATGATCCTTCTGTGGACACACCGTTACCGGAGCAGGACTCCTCTGGGGCTTCAGGAGCCACAGCAGCTGCCACACCAGGCCCCTCTGCCTCGGCCTCTGCCTCGGCCTCTGCCTCGGCCTCTGCTTCGGCCTCTGCTTCAGCCTCTGCTTCAGCATCTGCATCGGCCTCCAGTCCTAATCTCCTCCGCAGTCTCTCCAGCCAGTCGAGCACAGACGAGAACAGCAGGCAGGACGAGCTCACAGAGATCTTCAAGAGGATCCGCAGGAAACGGGAGTTTAGACCCGACACAAGA GCTGTCATCGCACTGATGGAGATGGGCTTTGATGAGAAAGAAGTGATCGATGCTTTGAGAGTCAATAACAACCAACAGGATGCTGCA tGCGAATGGCTGCTGGGAGACAGAAAACCTTCTCCAGAAGACCTGGACAAAGGCATTGATACAAACAGCCCACTGTTCCAAGCCATACTAGAGAATCCAGTTGTCCAGCTGGGTCTAACCAACCCCAAGACCCTGCTAG CATTTGAAGACATGCTGGAGAATCCTCTGAACAGCACCCAGTGGATGAATGACCCTGAGACTGGTCCTGTCATGCTCCAAATATCCAGAATCTTCCAGACCCTCAATCGCACATAG
- the ubac1 gene encoding ubiquitin-associated domain-containing protein 1 isoform X1: MFVQEEKIFAGKVLKIHICTVDGTEWLEEVTEDTTVEKLKEKCLKHYVHGSLEDPKTLTHHKLLHAATERVLTDAKTVADENLKDKDVLLLIKKRPPPTLPKMAEVSSDEKKKQDNKAPDKDAILKATANLSTRHTDRTVTQHNIRDFQTELRKILVSLIEVAQKLLALNPDAVELFKKANAMLDEDEEDRVDETALQQLTEMGFPESRAIKALRLNHMSVTQAMEWLIEHVDDPSVDTPLPEQDSSGASGATAAATPGPSASASASASASASASASASASASASASASSPNLLRSLSSQSSTDENSRQDELTEIFKRIRRKREFRPDTRAVIALMEMGFDEKEVIDALRVNNNQQDAACEWLLGDRKPSPEDLDKGIDTNSPLFQAILENPVVQLGLTNPKTLLAFEDMLENPLNSTQWMNDPETGPVMLQISRIFQTLNRT, from the exons ATGTTCGTCCAGGAGGAGAAAATATTCGCCGGGAAagtgttaaaaatacacatcTGTACCGTGGATGGCACGGAGTGGTTGGAAGAGGTCACGGAAGATACCACTGTGGAGAAACTAAAGGAGAAGTGCTTGAAACAT tatgTACATGGAAGTCTAGAAGACCCCAAAACACTCACCCACCATAAACTTCTACATGCTGCTACGGAAAGAGTCCTCACAGATGCTAAAACTGTTGCTGATGAAAATCTTAAGGATAAAG ATGTTTTGCTGCTCATAAAGAAAAGACCACCACCAACTCTTCCAAAGATGGCAGAAGTTAGTTCAGATGAAAAG AAGAAACAAGATAACAAAGCTCCAGACAAAGATGCTATCCTGAAAGCCACTGCCAACCTGTCGACACGCCACACTGACCGCACTGTTACCCAACACAACATCAGAGAT TTTCAGACGGAGCTTAGAAAAATCCTGGTTTCTCTCATTGAAGTTGCCCAGAAGCTTCTTGCCTTAAACCCTGATGCTGTTGAACTCTTCAAAAAGGCCAATG CAATGttggatgaagatgaagaggatcGGGTGGATGAAACAGCCCTTCAGCAGCTCACTGAGATGGGATTCCCTGAGAGCAGAGCTATCAAAGCTCTTAGATTGAACCA CATGTCTGTGACCCAGGCAATGGAGTGGCTAATTGAACATGTAGATGATCCTTCTGTGGACACACCGTTACCGGAGCAGGACTCCTCTGGGGCTTCAGGAGCCACAGCAGCTGCCACACCAGGCCCCTCTGCCTCGGCCTCTGCCTCGGCCTCTGCCTCGGCCTCTGCTTCGGCCTCTGCTTCAGCCTCTGCTTCAGCATCTGCATCGGCCTCCAGTCCTAATCTCCTCCGCAGTCTCTCCAGCCAGTCGAGCACAGACGAGAACAGCAGGCAGGACGAGCTCACAGAGATCTTCAAGAGGATCCGCAGGAAACGGGAGTTTAGACCCGACACAAGA GCTGTCATCGCACTGATGGAGATGGGCTTTGATGAGAAAGAAGTGATCGATGCTTTGAGAGTCAATAACAACCAACAGGATGCTGCA tGCGAATGGCTGCTGGGAGACAGAAAACCTTCTCCAGAAGACCTGGACAAAGGCATTGATACAAACAGCCCACTGTTCCAAGCCATACTAGAGAATCCAGTTGTCCAGCTGGGTCTAACCAACCCCAAGACCCTGCTAG CATTTGAAGACATGCTGGAGAATCCTCTGAACAGCACCCAGTGGATGAATGACCCTGAGACTGGTCCTGTCATGCTCCAAATATCCAGAATCTTCCAGACCCTCAATCGCACATAG